One Candidatus Krumholzibacteriia bacterium genomic window, GCCTCTGCCACACGCAACAGCGCTTCGGTGACCCGGGCCACCGGCTCTCGCGCCGTGGGCGGGAAGGGGCCGCCGAGCGCACCCTCCAGCCCAGCGCCGCCGTGCACTCGCAGCAACTCTGTGGGCAAATACAGACGGCCGCGCCCCCAGTCCTCGGCCACATCACGGCAGATGTTGGTGATCTGCATGGCCACACCTAGGTGCACGGCGTTCCGGGTCGCTTCTTCGTCGTGGACGCCGAGGACGTGGCACATCATCAGGCCTACCGTGCCGGCGACGCGGTAACAGTAGAGGAGGAGCGCTGGCAGCGTGTCGTAGCGCGCGCCATGGAGGTCCATCTCCAGACCGGCGAGGAGCTCTTGAGGGTAGTGACGGGGAATGCGGCACTGCTGCGTCACCTGCTGGAAGGCGTCGAGGATGGGGTCGTCGAGGCGGCTGCCGGCGTAGATCCGCTCGAGATCGCGCTCCAACGCCGCAAGCGCGCTCTGGCGCTGCCCAGGTCCCGCGACATCGACGGTGTCGTCCGCCCTTCGACACCAGGCGTAGACGACGACGGCGCGGTCCCGTGCCGGCTGCGGCAGTAGCCGCGACGCGAGCGCGAAGCTCTTGGAGTGGAACGCGATGATCCGGCGGCCGGTTTCGAGGGCCTGGGGTTTCATGGGGCGAAGTCCTGGAGCACCAAGCGCGCGGTCGCCTTGGCCGAGTTGACCACGCCCGGCAGTCCGGCGCCGGGATGCGTGCCGGCGCCGACGAGGTAGAGGCCGGGAATGCGGTCGTCTCGATTGTGCGGGCGGAACC contains:
- a CDS encoding phytoene/squalene synthase family protein, with product MKPQALETGRRIIAFHSKSFALASRLLPQPARDRAVVVYAWCRRADDTVDVAGPGQRQSALAALERDLERIYAGSRLDDPILDAFQQVTQQCRIPRHYPQELLAGLEMDLHGARYDTLPALLLYCYRVAGTVGLMMCHVLGVHDEEATRNAVHLGVAMQITNICRDVAEDWGRGRLYLPTELLRVHGGAGLEGALGGPFPPTAREPVARVTEALLRVAEAYYRSGDAGIPALSWRCGVGVRTARRVYAAIGTRIRSQGCAPLAGRAIVPGSTKLVLAAGAVLESLRHAIAPRQGRRAPLSPPSRVVRAEDVLPLGNEPLARHDGEASLPEGRTGRQSSRGW